A genome region from Acidimicrobiales bacterium includes the following:
- a CDS encoding TIGR03564 family F420-dependent LLM class oxidoreductase — translation MRIGINGSASAGSVDEVVGAARLSAESGFSSFWLAQIFGVDALTALAVAGREVPSIELGTAVVPVQPRHPQMLASQALTVQAATDGRLTLGIGLSHQVVVESMWGISFDRPVQYLREYLDALIPLLNGEQAEVRGDRITAVGSVGVADAAAPPLLIAALGPRMLELAGSVGAGTITWCTGQRALADHIVPKIHAAASAAGHPAPRVVASLPVCVTDDPDAERGAIAEGLAIYGTLPSYRAMLDLDGAESPADISLIGDEATVTAQLRDLEAAGVTDFAAAVSARDPADAARTHRLLASLSG, via the coding sequence ATGCGCATCGGGATCAACGGTTCGGCATCGGCCGGTTCGGTCGACGAGGTCGTGGGCGCGGCGCGCCTCTCCGCCGAGAGTGGTTTCTCCAGCTTCTGGCTGGCCCAGATCTTCGGCGTGGATGCGCTCACGGCTCTGGCGGTCGCGGGGCGCGAGGTGCCATCGATCGAGCTGGGTACCGCCGTGGTACCCGTGCAGCCACGACATCCTCAGATGCTGGCTTCGCAGGCGCTGACGGTCCAGGCCGCCACCGACGGCCGGCTGACCCTCGGTATCGGCCTGTCCCACCAGGTGGTCGTCGAGTCGATGTGGGGCATCTCGTTCGACCGCCCGGTGCAGTACCTGCGTGAGTACCTCGATGCCCTCATCCCGCTGCTCAACGGCGAGCAGGCCGAGGTCCGCGGCGATCGGATCACCGCGGTCGGCTCGGTCGGCGTGGCCGACGCTGCCGCCCCTCCCCTGCTCATCGCCGCACTCGGCCCCCGGATGCTCGAGCTCGCCGGCTCGGTCGGTGCCGGCACCATCACCTGGTGCACGGGTCAGCGTGCGCTGGCCGACCACATCGTGCCGAAGATCCACGCCGCCGCCTCCGCTGCGGGCCATCCCGCGCCCCGTGTGGTGGCGTCGCTACCGGTCTGTGTGACCGACGATCCCGATGCCGAGCGGGGCGCGATCGCCGAAGGGCTCGCCATCTACGGCACCCTTCCCTCCTACCGCGCGATGCTCGACCTCGACGGTGCCGAGAGCCCCGCCGACATCTCGCTCATCGGCGACGAGGCCACCGTGACCGCGCAGCTGCGCGACCTCGAGGCGGCCGGCGTCACCGACTTCGCCGCTGCGGTCAGCGCACGGGACCCGGCCGACGCCGCCCGCACCCACCGCCTGCTGGCTTCGCTGAGCGGCTGA